The Pasteuria penetrans genome segment ACGAGTTTTCCCACGGAACGGGGATTCTGTATTCCCTCTCAAGAATCCCACTGCCTAATTCCGAGATAACCTATTTCATTACACCTCTAAATCACGCAGTGGTAGCGCCCTGTCCAACCCATTATTTTCTGAATTTACAATAAATTAATGATCAAAGGAACCTTTATAAATATAAAATAAATCCCCCGGGGATACAAAAACAGGAACAGTGTCATGACAAAATGTTATTATGTTACCCAATTGCTTTGCCAAAAAGTGAGACTAGATTCATAGATAGGGCATTCCCCACAAGAAACTGCACGGCCCCTCATTGAAAGTCAAGAGGATAACCAAATCCCAAGAACGGATGCTATGAGAGGGAATTGATCGAGCTGTTCCTTTCCGGGATAACACCCTATGTATAAAACAAACAAAAAAATACCCCACCTTGTCCCATTTTTGGACAGAAACGAGGGTATTTCCAGACGACAGTCCACTCCAGTCACCATACCTGCAAAAACCATATCCCCGTACACACCCCTAGCCTGGAGTTTTCATTACCATCATAGGAACTGAATCACCCTCCGCATCATAAAGGGCCAATTCCACCGACTCTGTCAAAACATCAGCATAACTGTAAGAAACCCGATCGAAGGCACTTTGATCCTCGTCCAACTTGATAACAAAAACAGAAGGATATGTCTCCTCCAACACCCCGATTCGTTCAATCGTTTTGCGGCGACCACTGTTTGCCTTCAAGCGAATTTTCTGGCCAACATAGCTATCCAATGTCAATTTAATGTCAGAGAGTGTATGCTTCCCCATGGGTCCTAACCACCTCTCATCACCTAATAGAGGATGACAAATAGAGAAGGAACAAAGGATGGCCACGCCCCTCCCCCCATCTGCCTACAACCACACCGAAACAATCAAACCATCAGAGAATCGAATAAAGTGCCTCCAACAGACGCCCCCAGGTAGGCACATCCAACTCTTCCGCACGTCGGCGCTCTCCTCTTCCCAAGCCCGCCATCATACAACCCCGTATCAATTCATCCCGGGATAAATCGGGCAAGGCATTCGACAGAGCATTCAACAACAGCTTCCGGCGCTGGGCGAATACAGTCCGCACCACGCGATTCCCCCATACCTCATCGGGTAGGGTAAACAATGGCTGCAACCTTCTTCGTAACCTCAACACCATAGAAACCACGCGCGGTTGAGGAAGGAAGTTACCTGGATTGACCTGGGCAATTCTCTCTATAGAAGCTACACACTGCACCAGCACTGTCAGGGAACCATAGGCCTTACTTCGGGGTGCTGCCATCAAGCGCTGGGCCATCTCCTTCTGTAGCATTACAACCCATGTATCACAACGTTGTAAGGCCAACAAACGCACAAGCAGAGGCCCAGCAATATTGTAGGGCAGATTGGCAACTACACGCGTATGGACGGTATCTACTGGCACATGTCGAACCAGTAAACAGGACAAATCAATCCGTAGGGCGTCACCATGAACCACTACCGCATGGGGAAACGGTGCCAACAACCTCTCTAGCATGGGTATAAACTGACGGTCATGCTCCACAGCCACCACCCAACCCGCTTTCTGTGCCAAACGGTCTGTCAAAGCACCCAAACCAGGTCCTATCTCCAACACCGCCGCAGAAGACGTTAACTCCGCCGCATCCACAATACGGTCCGCTGTATTTCCCTGTATAAGGAAATTCTGCCCCAATGACTTCCGTGGTGCATCCAATACCTGTAACCATGCACGTGTTCGTCTCGCTAGAGAACACATGAATTCGCCTTCTCCCAAGCTAGCATCAATTCTTCCCGACTCACGCGCAAGAAACACAATTGCCCATAGAACTGTTTTCCATTACCATAACCGATCCGCAATAGCTCGGCTACCTTCTCCCGTAGACGACGGGAACGGGGGGAACCCACAAAACCTAACCCACGGTAGGCCTCCCAACTAAGCGTAGCTACCCTAACCGACGTCGTTCCCGATTCCGAACGGGCCCGCAACACGGCAGAACGTATGACCTCAGGGGAAGCGTACTCAACACCAAATTTATGCCCGCGGCGCGCCTCATCCTGTGAAAGATAGGCATGGAGGACACCCTCTACGCAATCAGCAATCCTCCGCCGAATGGACCTGCCCGCGTGATCGGGATCGGTAAGAACAATCGCACCGCGAACCGTCTGCGCCCGACGAATCGATGACAGGGTGGAGCCATGGATCCTCACACCACGGACGACCAACGTATCCGCACCTATAGCACGCCGTACAGCCGCAGCATCACGAATCCCCTCTACCACAATAATTTCACCTATCATCGACACTCCCCATCCATAGCCTCCCCCTGAATTCCCCTCAACAGACTGCAAACATTGCGCGTGGAACACTGCAACACCTCATCCACTTCCAGCCCACGCAATTGCGCTATCCATTGGGCCACCCACGGTAGAAACGAGGGTTCGTTGCGTTTCCCCCGATGGGGATGAGGGGCTAAATAGGGGGAATCCGTTTCCAACAACAGGGAATCCAACGGCACCCTACAGGCAATCCCATGCATTCCCTTGGCATTACGAAAGGTAACGATACCACCAATCCCTATCATCAACCCCAGAGAAAGTCCCTCCTTCAAATCCTCCTCTCCCCCACAAAAACAATGCAACACCCCACCAACTTGTCCTATATCCTCCTCCCTCAAAATGGACAAAAGCCGATCATAGGCACCGCGACAATGGAACACAACGGGAAGAGCACGCTCCCTGGCTACCGAAATCTGCTGCCGTAACAATTCCTCCTGCCTATGCATGGGGGCCCGCGCCTTCACATCCAGACCGATCTCCCCCAAGGCTACAACACGGGGCTCGTCTAATTTCTTATCCAAAAAAACTAGATCATCCCGCGTAGTACAATCTGCCTCACAGGGATGAAACCCCAGGGCCGCGTAGCAACCACCTTCCTCCCGTACCATCCGCAGGACATGTGGGATTGTGGTACGGCTATAGCCGATCTCCAGCCACCCCATCATGCCTGCCGCACGAGCCCGTTGAATCACTGCTTCCCGATCCGTAGAAAATTTCTCATCCGCTATGTGGGCGTGACTGTCGAACCAGGGTTGCATTCAGCACCCCCCCTTATACTCCAACAGCCTTATCAACCAGGAGAACAACTGGATCTCAGACTCCCAAACCTATCATCCCAAGGCCAAAAGACAGCAAGTGCTACACCCTGCACTTCTTCCAAGGGAATGAAACCCAACTGCCTGCTATCCACGCTATTACCACGATTGTCTCCCATCAGGAACACATGCCCCTGAGGAACCTCGCGTTCCGGGGCGTTCTCCCGCTTCCGCGTCGGCATTGTATAGGAATCATCCTGCTCAATCCCATTCACTATCACCTTACTATCCCGGATCGCAACCCTGTCCCCTCCCACTGCCAGAACACGCTTGATAAAAAAGCGGTGGTTTTCGATAAAGGGGAGCTTATAGTAGAGATTTGAAACGAAATCCATCTTTTCATAATCCTCGTCCCTCAAATCACCCGCTGACCCTGGGGGATGAAAAACCACCACGTCACAGCGCTCAGGATCCGACAGACGACTAACCAGGACCCTCTCCTTACTGGGATGAAAAATACCCTCAAAAAATCGTACGATGCCGAAGGAGGACGCCCCCTCTGGTTCACCGCCCGTCAGAGTGGGAAACATAGATCGACCATCCACGACAAATAAACTAACTACATAAAGCCGAATCACAACGATGGACACACCGACGATCGCAAGGAGGAGAAAGGGAAAAGGTTTCCCCCCTTTCATGGGATCCTTATACCCCTACCATACGAAATACCCTCCCAGGTATCCTCCCCGTGATTCCTACTCTGCTCCTCAGGTATCCCTAGTATGCAACAACCATACTTTTTTACTACAACAAAGTCATAAAATACATCCATCAATCAACTGCACCCCCTAAAGACATTCCAGATCGGCTCACACTATCCCAGGGTATAGAAACAGAAGGAACGAAACTGGTCCCACATACCCAGATCGGTAAGTAACAAAAACAACCCCACCAGAGATCATCAGCACGAACGGTGAAAAAAACATCCCATCCACCAAAATCAACTCTTCTTCATGGGGAAGCCTGTAAAAACCAACGATTGAACATACCACACACCCCGAGCCCCATCATGAGGGACGACATCTCCTCAACCGTCCTGGGATAAATTTTGCACAAGATACTCCGACTCTTCCTGTAAACTCAGGCGAAGAAACAAAGGCTCTACACAAAGCAACTTGGTTCCCACGGGGGGAGCCACAAATTGATCTGATTCCTCCCAACTAGCTACCTCTGTCAACCCCAACCGCTGACGGATTTTCCGAGCCGTACCTGGCAAAAAGGGCTGAATCAATAGACTAAGTCGGCGCAAAACGGCTAACAAGAACCACAACGTACCAGCAACAAGGTCCCGCCCCCCCGTTTTCACCTGATTCCAGGGCTGCTGCACCTCAATGAATCGATTGGCCGCCTTGATCAAATCCCAAATGGAAACCAGAGCCACCGAAAACTGGAGGCTGTCCAGAGACACCTCCACGGCCTTCGTTACCCGATCCGCCTCCCGCCGTAACGGCCCCTCCGTCTGCTCAGGGGCATCGGGCGAACATCCTTCACAATAACGATCCACCATGGTGATCGTACGATGACACAGATTACTAAAATCATTCACCAAATCCGTATTGATCCGCATCAAAAAACGTTGGGGGGAAAAAACACCATCATCACCAAAGGGGACCTCACGAAGCAAATAGTACCGCAGGGAATCACAACCATAACGCCGCACCAGAGCTCTAGGTCGAACCACATTTCCCTTGGACTTTGACATTTTCTCCCCAGCCACCTCAAAAAATCCATGGGCGAAAACCCGGCGCGGCAAGGGGAAATCGAGCGCCATGAGGAAAATGGGCCAGTAGACACCGTGAAAGCGGGCAATGTCCTTCCCAACCAACTGTACATCAGCTGGCCAATACCGCATCCTCCCAGCTTCCCTCGACCCTCCTACCCTGTATCCAAGCACACTCAGATAATTGAACAGGGCATCCAACCAAACATAAACCACATGCTTGGGATCATCAGGTACGGGAACGCCCCACGAGAGAGCAATCCGGGAAATACTGATATCCGTAAGACCGGGATTGAGAAAATTGGCAACAACTTCATTTCGCCGCGACCTAGGCTGAAGAAAATCGGGATTCTCACGATAGTAATCGCGCAACCGATCCTCATAACGCTTCAGGCGAAAGAAATAACTCGGCTCCCGAATGAGTTCCCCCGGACGATGGCAATCAGGGCAACGCCCCTCCAAGCCCGATCGATCAGGAAAAAAAGATTCGCAATAAATGCAATAACGACCCTCATAAACGCCCAGATAAATATCGCCTTTCTCCTTTAGGTAAGCAAATACCTCCTGCACCACATTTCGATGCCGCTCCTGCGTCGTACGAATGAAATCGTCATATTGGATATCCAGCATCTCCCATGTGGACTGGATCCCGCGCACCATTTCATCCACAAAGATCTGCGGATCCTCACCTACGGTGGCCGCCTGCTTAGCAATTTTCTGCCCATGCTCATCCGTGCCTGTCAAATAGAACACATCGTATCCTTGTGCACGCTTGAATCGAGCTAGCACATCACCCGCTATGGTTGTATACGCATGGCCTATATGCAGTTGAGCATTGGGATAATAAACCGGCGTGGTTATATAGTAGGTCCCTTTTCCCCCCACAGAGCCAACCACCCCCATCCTTGGTATACAAAAACTGCCGCATCCACGGAGATGGAAAGAACAACCTCTCCCGTTTACCCAGCACACACCCCACATCATGGGAAATTCCCTGTGCCGCATCCCTAGCTACAGGAAACCAATCAATCGCCCGGACCCTCACAGGGCCACCCGCATCGCACACTAAGCTCGTCGTCCATTGTACCATCTTCTGGTAGTCCCATGCAACTGACCACCCCATTCCTACCCCCCTATTGGGATGAAGAAACCAATGTATAAAGACAGTCGAGTGGTGTAGTTTTCTTTTGCAAACGTCCATCTGCCACCCATTGGTCCAACTGTTGGCGCAAACGATCTACGCTCCAACTGGGATCCACAGTTTGTAACACCCCTAATAAATGGGCATCACGCAGGGGTAACAAGGGCACCACACGTTTCCAATATTTTTCCCCCGCTAGCGCTTTCCTCTCCCTAAGCTCAGCAAAGGGATCTGTGGCATGGGGAGACTGTGTGTGGGCACAACGGATTCGAATAGAAACGGTCCTCCCCAGCACGGCGGAGGAAACAAAGGCATCACCCGAACGTAAATAGGGTAACCGTCGCGCCTCCTCCGTTGTCAGATCTGTTTCCTCCCGTAGGGTGGCGATATCACTCCCCCGGACCGTCCGAAAAATGAATTTCGTATTCAACTGGGCCGTTATCGTTTCATCCAATAACGTCGGACGCTGCGTGGCTAGAACAAGAAAAACACCATATTTCCTACCTTCCTGCGCTATCTCACGGAACGTGCTCTTGGAGGGGGACTCCCACCCCTTGGGCGCAAAACGATGGGCTTCATCCGTTACAATCACAAAAGGAGGGAAAAAAGGTTTTTCTCCCGGAGCATCCCTGTAATCACGACGTTTTTTGTAAAGCATTCCCGAAAGATACGCAGCAAAAACCTGCAATAACCAACTACTACCTTGTAGTACAACCATTTGGCATTGTTCCAAGCCCTCCACGATTGGCCCAACACCTGATTGAAACAGACCCGCTCTCTCCAGTCTCCGTAATCGCCAATGGACACCGTGGATAGAGGCTAGAGGAAGGGAGGAATGTTGTTGCCACAGGGCGTATAAATCACGGGCACGTGCGGCTTCCATCGGGTCACTACTCCCCAAGGAACGTTCCAGGCCTTGTCTACCCTCCTCCAATGCCTGTACTAGATTTGCAAGCCGATCCGAAAAGGACGTTAACGAATCCCCCCTGCGGTGCAACGCCTGAACCACGTGCACCATAGCCTCCGAGAAAGACCCCCCAGCGGCCTGTAACAGCTGCGACAAATCACCCGCACAAAGCGAAGTAAAGTCAACCCCGACATCCTTACCCGCGATCCAATGTCGACACTGGGTGGCGTACATAGAGGAATCAGAAATGGAACCCGTCATAGGAACCCCCTCCTCCCCCAAAAAAATCATCTCAAAATGGGGATCCAGAACCACACAGGGAATGGATAGCTTCATAAACTCCTCTAACATTACCTTAGTGGCAAAGGATTTCCCCGATCCGGAACCGCCAAAAATACCTACGTGGGGATATTGTGACAACGTCCGCGCATCGAAAATAAAGGGCACCCCACACTGTTCCCGTAAATCACCTGCCGGCTCACGGATCATCAGCTGCTGCTTCCATTCCTCCGAGAGGGAAGAATTGAGAAACTGTGTCCCCTGTATCTCCCCTAACACCATCCCATCCGACGGAAGAGCTGTAACCAGAAGGGACCTCACCTCCGGGAAAGCGGGATGACGAACAGAACAACCCGTCTGAATCGGTCGGGGTGCTGCAACCAGTAGTCGTACCTTGGCTACATGAACCTCATCAGAACCTACGTCATACCCCAGATGAAGCAATGATTCTAAAACTTGCTTGTCCATCACCGGCTTATCCCAATCCATAGGTAATAATGGATTATAGGAAAAGGCCTCTATCACCTCCCCGCAAGGATGATCCAAACGTGGATCCTCCAGGATTAAGAATTCCTGAATATGAAAACGATGCTGACGAGAAACAACATGCGCCTCAAAGGGCGTTGTAATCCCAACTACTTGCAAAAAAACACCCCCCCATTCGCTCGCACTGGACAAGGGAACCCTCCCGAATCCACCCCTCTACCTGGGAATTGGGAAACCTTCCTCTCCCAAGCCCCATAAATCTTGCTCCCTTACTAGGATTATGTACATCTTCACCCAATAGGGCCTTTATACCTCTTATAGGATCCCGATGGGCAAGATCCTCTTTATCGTCCACCCCTACCCATTTTCTATCACTATCCATGGTATCCTAAATTCATATAATGAAATAATATAATTTATAAAAGAGATAAGCTGAAAAGCAGGACAGAAACACTCAATCGTACCATATTGAGAAAAACACCGGTCACGATGGTTCACAGAGGTCTATGTCCATCTACCCTCCCCCACCAACGTACACGAATGCCTATCGGGGAATAAAAACCAACGACTTCCCTATCGAAAAGCATCGATACCGATCAACTGGATGGACAGTTTTACAGGAAAAATTACAAAAAACGATCCGCACGCTTAGGATATAGAAACCGACGACATACATCGGGATCAAGAAAGGAATGAGCTAACATTTTCAGGAAACAATGGGTCAAACGAACACGGTAATCCACAATATCCAACCAATAGGGAATACCCCTTCCCTGCTCCGGTGTACTATTCTGCAAAAAATTAAGCAAAAAGCCCCGCTCCTCCTCCTGCCCCCGCAAACCATCAACCACTACAGGCTGAGGATGGGAGGAAAGACGAACCGCCGTCCGCCAGAAAAGGTCGTTGCAACGATCACTATAGGGAAATCTCCAAGCTTCCCCCTGTCGGAGCGCACCATAGAGTAGTACCCTGTCCTCAAAACAACCCAGATCGGGCCACAATTGCGCCAATTGCTGACTCGCTATCTCCTCGCCAACGCCCAGGAGGTAGGTTTGCCGCTCCTCCGCCATCCTACAGAGGGAGGCCGTTGCCTGTTTTGCATGACGATGAAAATATAATAGAGTTCCGTCCATCATAACAACCCTGGGTGCCCATTTATGAACCGATTCTCGGGCAACCTGCAATTCCATATCCAACATGTAGGAACTAGGATTGAAATCCTCATCACCTTCTTCCATACCCTTCATCACCACCTCCCTGCGCCAGATCTCCCCACCTTTCGTGAATTTGGATAGAGCTTGAAATAAAAAAATTTTTTTATTCGAGGAACTAGGGATGGTGTTGAAGGAACCATCCACAGCAACCAAGCCGCGATCCTGAAACCATTCCCGATAGACGGGGGATGAAATACGGACGAGAGGAAACAATCCCCCCATTTCCTGAAGACGAACCCTGATATCAGCCATCCTCACCCTCTTTTGCTCCTGCAGCAAATATTGATTGATCTCCCGCAACTGGTTGGACAGCGAGGGGGGAGAAGAGAAATCCTCTGTAAATGGGGATACTGATGGACGAAACGACATGACCCTATCACCCTCCCTGAACACAATCCCAAAAAATGTATGCAAACGTATGCAAATGTTTACATTGACCCTTTATCGTAAATTTTATACCCATAAACAAAGAAAAACCAGCTTCATAAAATAAATTATCAGTTATAAAATTAAGATAATTATCGCCATTTTCCATCGAACGAATGGGAAATAGTTGACAGATATAGCAATACTTGGTATGATATCTTACATTCGTGGGGGTCTATGTTTGTACATTTTGCAACTCTGGGAACGGGGGTCCTCAAAGTTTAAAATAAATTATAAAAAAAATTACAATAGAAATACCATTCCATTGATTTACCCTGCGGGAAGTAGTTGATCGGTATAGGAATGTTTGATACGATATCCTACGATGGTTCTTTTGTCTACACTGGTAGGATGGGTTTTCTTCTGCCCTGAGAGTGCATCCGCTTTCGCATCCCTCCCAGTTGCATTCGCGCTACCCCCACATCCCGTTATATTGACATCAGCAACTACACCACCCACTTATATCCCTTGGGGATTGCAGCCCGATCACCGCGGTCGTTTTGATGGTTGCAATCGGTTGATGGCACACCAAAGGGAGGAATACCTACCGTTTTACACGGATATTCCTCCTCATCGGGAAAGGTTTTCTGAGTGCCCAGTTGGAAGGGGGTTAGGTATGCTCAAGTCCACGGGGATTGTCCGTAAAGTGGACGAATTGGGAAGGGTTGTCATTCCAATCGAACTGAGACGAACACTATGCATCAGTGAGAAAGACGCGCTGGAAATCTACGTTGAAGCGGAACACATCGTGTTGAAAAAATACGAACCCACTTGCATTTTCACAGGTACAATCGAAGAAACGATTCGTTATCGCGATAAGGTCGTCAGCAAGTCCTGTGTGGAGGAAATGTACTCTCTCCTACAAAACGAACCGGATGACCCCTACTGAAAAACATTGTGGCCAATGTTTATGTTGTATGAGATCCAAGGGCCCCCCGCGGTAGCCTTCGTGGATTGCCCTGGTGTATCTCTCTGACATCAAAGTTCAGTAAGGCCCCATCCCGGGTTCTGCAGGGTTTGTACCATGTCCTCATGATCCAGATGAATCTTGGGAATCTTGGGAATCCTGGGAATCCTCCTTAGAAGTATCACTCTGGCCCGATCGATCCAGGGCATCGTCCGTACGCTTCACCTGCGCTACCTCTACCATCAGGGGTATATCAGGGGCGGCCGTACGGATTCTTTTTGTCACAGTGGACTTAAGTTGGTCGTAAACCTCTGAATCCAACGTTCTCTCAGGAACAATGTATAGCTTCTTGGTCCCCTGTCCCATTTTGTCGGATGTACCACCGGAAAACATGGATATAGCAACATCCTCAACCCCATCTACGGCCTTTGCAGCCTTTCCAAGACTAACCAAGCGCTTCATATCGGAAAGGTTGCCGGTAATATTGTCGCTACCACGAAAATCGGATGGCCTCCTCATAGTACACCCGGCCCCGGCTAACATCAGGAGTGAACATCCTACCCCTATTGTGCTCCATGTAGGAAAAGCATGCTTCATCAGTGAACCCCCCTATACTGTCGCTAGGGTACCTCACCTTCGCATAGCTTATACATTCCCGTCAGTGGTGGGCACAGTCCCTCCTAACACGGGGGACATACTCCCTCTCGTCCTTTGGAACATCGCCACAGACCCAACCAACCCATTCCCCCATCCACCGGAATCAGTGTACCATATCCATAATGGGAAACGGAAATACGAAACTACTCATGATGATATCGGAATCATTCGTCCCTCCATCCCTTCGATTTCAGGTGCATACCCTACGATCAACGGAGGAAACCGCAAATGGAATAGCCATCCCCATTTCCCACCACCAACCATCTTACAGTTGACTCGCCATACCCTCCAACCTTCGCAACCGATAATTGACGGACGATTTACTTACCTGGCCACTTGGTAACAATTTACCAATTTCCTCGAGGCTCAATTCAGGATGTTCCCGTCGCAATTCAGCCACCTCGCGTAGATGTACCGGTAACTTCTCCAAACCTATCATCTGATCCAACCTACCAATACTGTCAATCTGACGCATGGCGGCCCGCACCGTCCTATTAAGGTTAGCGGTTTCGCAATTGACCGTGCGGTTGACAGAATTGCGCACCCCTTTAAGAATACGGACATTTTCAAAGGTCAACAGGGAAGGATGCGCACCCACCAAGCGTAAAAAGGTCCCAATCTTCTCACCCTCTTTAAGGTAGACAACCCTAGCATTTTTCCTCCGGATTTGTTTGGGATGAAGATGCAGTCTCACCATCAATTCACAGAGGAATCGGCTATACTGGGACCCCGATACGATGATCTCCAAGTGATAAGAACCCTTTTCAGGATCACTCACGGACCCACCCGCTAGAAAAGCCCCCCGTATGTGGGCGCGACAACAACAACCTTTCTTCACCAACCCCCGAACCACACTCACCCCACCCCCAAACTGTAGGGATGTTCCGCGTCCACAGAGGGCCAAATCACGGAGAACATGTTCTACATTTTGTTTCCATTGCAACTGATAAATTCGATTCTTTCGTAAACGCATCCTACGACGAACAACGACTTCCGGGGCCACGCCATATCTATCCTTAAACGATCGGAAGAGGTAACGAGCAACAGCTGCATTTTCCGTACTGATTCTAAGTGTAGACCCCCCCTCTGAAACTATGTCCCCGTTCATTTTTACCAGGGCGCTAAGCAGGGCACGCTGACAACAGGCTCGCCCCCCAATGGATTGTACAATTTCACGTTTGATTGAAGATGAAAATGAACTCACCGTTCATTCCCCCTTAGTCTCTCCCCTACCGGACCAACCACCCATCATCCCCCTGAAAATCAAACAACGGGGAGGCAAGCCCCCTGTTCAGGCATATCATAAACGAAAAAACACCTGCACATAACCCATCATATATCGATGTCATAATAGTGCAATGAGGGGGAGTTGATGGTTGCAACCGTAAAACTAGATTTTATCGAATAACCTCCACCTAATTTTCCCCGACCAGACCTAATTATAAAGCAAATATGGCCCCATTTCCACAGAAAAGCAAAAGCAACCTTTAGTTGGCCTTCCTAAAACTTAGGATGCGTAGGATCACAAGTCCCCAAAAGAGAAGGATCCTCCCGCCAAATTTTTTAAGAATAATGGTGCTATCGTGGAAAGGAACGATCCGACAATTACTGCCCAGAACATTGGTTCCCAAAATTTGATTCTCTCCTCGACCTATAACAAAATTTAATAAATATAGTAAAGTTATATGATAGTACTTGCCTTTTCATTCAATGCCTCTCCAGAAGAAGAAGATCAGTACTATATTTCATAATAAACAGTTTATTTATATTATTATGTATTAACCTATGGTAATTACATATTTTCGGTTAAAGAACATGGTAAGGAATAATGGAAAAGCCATCTATCCTTGTTATATAATCTTCCTTATCCCCTATAAAAAAATATAAGGAGACAAGAGGACCGATGATCCCCAAAGATTGTAACACAATACCCCATAACTACGAAACAGGGGAAATAGAAAAAGAGGAAACTTCCTTGCGAAATCGTCTATGATCCACGGTGGATCCGAATCATCCTTCCGATGTGGAATTGGTTTACATCCTCCCTGGCCTGTTCTTCACCGAATATGCATCCTCATACATGGAGAGACACGCTGGTTACCACAATACCATAGGGAGTTCATGCGTACATACACTTATAAAATTTATTTTCGACATAATTAGATAGGTTTTACGATGTAGAAACCGTATACTGATCAATCAACTTCCACGCGAAGACCCCCTCCTTGAGGCATTGGGTGATACAAAAGGCAGACCACTCGTAGGCGAAAGAACACTATTGAGAGTCAAAATCTCCTCAATGTCTATGGGGAAACCACAGGCTTATAGGGTCAAGGAACAGGTCTGCTCCGACTTCACCCAATTTGTGATGGGAATTGTGGATATAAGCCCCAGTTTTCAGAGAGTGGATTCAACCCTTATCAACAGCCGTATCAGGAAACGAAACCGCAATATGTTGATTTTCCCGGTGATTGGGATTGCGGTTCGTACGATGTGCCCTCTTTCTTCCGAAGAGGGAGATCTTCTTGCAACCTGATGGCAGGATGGCAGATGGGAACAGAGCCCAGGCCCGTTCTCATAGATACCCCTTTCCCTTCTTCCGGCGGGATCACCTAACGGACAAGATGAA includes the following:
- the rsmA gene encoding 16S rRNA (adenine(1518)-N(6)/adenine(1519)-N(6))-dimethyltransferase RsmA, which translates into the protein MCSLARRTRAWLQVLDAPRKSLGQNFLIQGNTADRIVDAAELTSSAAVLEIGPGLGALTDRLAQKAGWVVAVEHDRQFIPMLERLLAPFPHAVVVHGDALRIDLSCLLVRHVPVDTVHTRVVANLPYNIAGPLLVRLLALQRCDTWVVMLQKEMAQRLMAAPRSKAYGSLTVLVQCVASIERIAQVNPGNFLPQPRVVSMVLRLRRRLQPLFTLPDEVWGNRVVRTVFAQRRKLLLNALSNALPDLSRDELIRGCMMAGLGRGERRRAEELDVPTWGRLLEALYSIL
- the lepB gene encoding signal peptidase I, whose translation is MKGGKPFPFLLLAIVGVSIVVIRLYVVSLFVVDGRSMFPTLTGGEPEGASSFGIVRFFEGIFHPSKERVLVSRLSDPERCDVVVFHPPGSAGDLRDEDYEKMDFVSNLYYKLPFIENHRFFIKRVLAVGGDRVAIRDSKVIVNGIEQDDSYTMPTRKRENAPEREVPQGHVFLMGDNRGNSVDSRQLGFIPLEEVQGVALAVFWPWDDRFGSLRSSCSPG
- the veg gene encoding biofilm formation stimulator Veg — its product is MGKHTLSDIKLTLDSYVGQKIRLKANSGRRKTIERIGVLEETYPSVFVIKLDEDQSAFDRVSYSYADVLTESVELALYDAEGDSVPMMVMKTPG
- a CDS encoding TatD family hydrolase; amino-acid sequence: MQPWFDSHAHIADEKFSTDREAVIQRARAAGMMGWLEIGYSRTTIPHVLRMVREEGGCYAALGFHPCEADCTTRDDLVFLDKKLDEPRVVALGEIGLDVKARAPMHRQEELLRQQISVARERALPVVFHCRGAYDRLLSILREEDIGQVGGVLHCFCGGEEDLKEGLSLGLMIGIGGIVTFRNAKGMHGIACRVPLDSLLLETDSPYLAPHPHRGKRNEPSFLPWVAQWIAQLRGLEVDEVLQCSTRNVCSLLRGIQGEAMDGECR
- the metG gene encoding methionine--tRNA ligase codes for the protein MGGKGTYYITTPVYYPNAQLHIGHAYTTIAGDVLARFKRAQGYDVFYLTGTDEHGQKIAKQAATVGEDPQIFVDEMVRGIQSTWEMLDIQYDDFIRTTQERHRNVVQEVFAYLKEKGDIYLGVYEGRYCIYCESFFPDRSGLEGRCPDCHRPGELIREPSYFFRLKRYEDRLRDYYRENPDFLQPRSRRNEVVANFLNPGLTDISISRIALSWGVPVPDDPKHVVYVWLDALFNYLSVLGYRVGGSREAGRMRYWPADVQLVGKDIARFHGVYWPIFLMALDFPLPRRVFAHGFFEVAGEKMSKSKGNVVRPRALVRRYGCDSLRYYLLREVPFGDDGVFSPQRFLMRINTDLVNDFSNLCHRTITMVDRYCEGCSPDAPEQTEGPLRREADRVTKAVEVSLDSLQFSVALVSIWDLIKAANRFIEVQQPWNQVKTGGRDLVAGTLWFLLAVLRRLSLLIQPFLPGTARKIRQRLGLTEVASWEESDQFVAPPVGTKLLCVEPLFLRLSLQEESEYLVQNLSQDG
- a CDS encoding toprim domain-containing protein, translated to MIGEIIVVEGIRDAAAVRRAIGADTLVVRGVRIHGSTLSSIRRAQTVRGAIVLTDPDHAGRSIRRRIADCVEGVLHAYLSQDEARRGHKFGVEYASPEVIRSAVLRARSESGTTSVRVATLSWEAYRGLGFVGSPRSRRLREKVAELLRIGYGNGKQFYGQLCFLRVSREELMLAWEKANSCVL